The Candidatus Eisenbacteria bacterium genome contains the following window.
TCCAATTGGGGAGCGGAACTTGCCAAGCTCTTTGGATGCTTCCTCAAGGATTCTCCTGTCAACAGCAAGAGAACCTTCAACGTAGCCGACGAGCAAGGCGCAGTCGCAAAGAAGATTTATGAGACGGGGGATGCCTCCGGTTTCACCAAAAATGTACTCAAAAGAATCCTCGCTGAAAGAAGGATTGCCGCCGCTTCTGCCTGCCACATCAAGTCTGAACTCGACGTACCCTTTTACCTCACCGGCTGAAAGAGGCCCTATGTTGAAAACGCCGGGAATTCTCTGTCTCAGTTGTCTCAGCTCAAGTCTGTCGAGAATATCGACCAGTTCATTCTGGCCGACGAGCAGAATCTGAACAAGTTTCTCGGTGTCTGTTTCCAGATTCGAGAGCATCCGCAGCTCCTCGAGAGCCGCAGGTGACAGGTTGTGAGCTTCGTCAATCACTATCACAGTGTTTCTTCCCGCGCGGAGTTGAGAGACAAGGAAGTTGTTGAACTCTATGAGAAGCTCCGCTTTCGATTTCCCTTTCATGCCCATGCCGAACTCGTCGAGAACGAGACCAAGCATCTGTTTGAATGTGAGCTTGGTGTTGAGGACAAATGCCCTGTCAACAGTCGGACCCATTTCCTGGAAAACCTTCCTGACGACGGTCGTCTTCCCCACGCCAACCTGGCCCGTCAAGGCAAGGAAGCCCCTCTTCTCCCTCAGGCCATATGTGACATAGGCAATCGCATCCCTGTGCG
Protein-coding sequences here:
- a CDS encoding AAA family ATPase; the encoded protein is MYESFYGLREKPFNLTPDPRFLFLSPAHRDAIAYVTYGLREKRGFLALTGQVGVGKTTVVRKVFQEMGPTVDRAFVLNTKLTFKQMLGLVLDEFGMGMKGKSKAELLIEFNNFLVSQLRAGRNTVIVIDEAHNLSPAALEELRMLSNLETDTEKLVQILLVGQNELVDILDRLELRQLRQRIPGVFNIGPLSAGEVKGYVEFRLDVAGRSGGNPSFSEDSFEYIFGETGGIPRLINLLCDCALLVGYVEGSLAVDRRILEEASKELGKFRSPIGIDDRLPRASLSP